The Myxococcales bacterium genome includes the window TCTGACGTTGGACGAACGATACCAAATCCAAGCGATGGCTAAAAATCGTGAATCACAGGCAGCCATAGCTCGCGCCCTTGGCCGTTCCCCATCAACGATATCGAGGGAATTGCAGCGCAACGTCATCCCTGCTGAGCCGCGCCAGTATCTCGCACGGCGAGCCGCGCAGATGACGCAGCGCCGACGCGTTGCCAAGGGTGCCGCCAGCCGCAAAATCCAGGGTGAACTCGCGCAATTGGTCGAGCAAAAGCTCAGGCTCGGATGGAGTCCAGAACAGATCGCGGGGCGACTCGCTTCAGAACTCGCGGTACAGGTGAGCCATGAAACGATTTATCAGCACGTACTCCGTGACAATGCCTTGCCATATGCGGAGAGCAAGCGACTTCGCTACTGTCTTCGCTGGCACGGATACAAACACCACCGCTTCAGGAAAAGCCGTATGTCAGAACGAACACGCGCCCGCAAGAACTGGATCAAGGACCGACCACAGGCGGCGAATAAGCGCACCGAAACCGGGCACTGGGAGCGCGATCTCCTACTCGGCAAGCGCGGTCACTCAGCGCTGCTAACGATCATTGACCGCAAGTCGCGATACCTGCTTGTAGAACATGTGCTCCGTGTCGGATCCGCGGAAGTCGCAGAGGCAACGGTCAAGGCGCTCAGACCGCATCAAGGCGTTACAAAGACGATGACCAATGACAACGGTGCCGAGTTTCAACGAGACGCCAAGCTTCAAACCAAGCTTGGCATTCCAATTTTTTTCACTGAACCTGCGGCACCGTGGCAGCGCGGCAGCATAGAAAATGCCAACGGGCTGATCAGGCAGTATTTGCCCAAGGGTGCCGATTTAGACCAAATCCAGCGCTACATGCCGGAGGCGCTAGAGCATGCGCTCAACTTCCGTCCTCGGAAGATCCTCGACTACCGCGTGCCCCACGAGGTATTCTTCAATCAGGAGCTGAATTTGATGACGGGAGACTTAATGCGTTTCGGTATTGAAACCGGCCGCATCCATTGAATAGGGCTATCTTAGTACAAATCATTCCAATATTACAAACAAATTGTTATTCTGTTTACATCCTTGTCGCGCCGGGCCGCCGGCTCCTTACAGGCCGCGGCCGGCGCATGGATGGGGTTTCCGTTTATTTCGATGGGTGTTGTCGAGTAGGCGCCGGGCCCGGCTCTACATGGCCAGCGCCCCGGCGCTCCATCGCACGACAGTTGGACTGCTCAAGATGGTTCATGTCGCGCCGGGCCGCCGGCTCCTTACAGGCCGCGGCCGGCGCATGGCCATCGTGGTTGTTACCCGGGACGCTGGGAACCTTGAACACGAGCTCCCTCGAATTGATTACCAGCGCTTGGTCCACAGCAGATCTACGCCATGGACGCCGCTGTCGCCGACGACGCCGTCGAGCATGAGGCGGCGGCCGAGCCAGTATTCAAGTTGCGCCTCGCCGCCGTTTTCGTCGACCCGCGACTCGACGCGCTGGCGATACGCCACGAACAGGCGTGAGGTGATCCATTTGCCAATCGTCACCGCGGCGGTGGAATCGCCGGTGGCGGCCTCGTAGGTGAGGACGTCGATATCAATGGGTAAGTAAGGGTCGAGATAGCCTGTGACCTTCTGCGACAAGAACGATGACGTTAGCGCGGTAGCCGCATCGCGCAGGCCGCGGCCAGGGTCCGCGCCTGGCCGGCCACCGAGCAAAATGCCAAACAGCTGGCCCTCGCTGTAGGTCGAAGGATCGGAGCGCAGCCTCAACGTGGGTTTGCTGAGCCGCCCGGTGACCATCATATGAAGCGCCAGATCGGGGAACTCATGCACAAGTTCAATATCTAAGATGGGATCGAGCGAGCCATCAAAGCGCACCGCGGCGCGCACCGTGCGGTAGCGGCGGTCAAAGAGCGTGACGTCGCTTTGATTGCTCTCGACGGCGCCGTGGATCCAAATAGCTTCGTCCCCCACCTCGGTGGTCAAGGTGCCACCCACCTCGCCGCGATATTCCTCGGTTTGCACGCGCACAGCCTTAAGCACCACCTTGGCGATTAAATACGGGCGCAGCGGCCGTTCGCCAATTATGGCGGCAAACCCGGGTGATGGTGCGGTTGCGGCGGGTGCGGGCCGACCGTTCTCAATAAAGACGACGTCGGCAGGCACCCCAATTGGATGTAGTTCTTGCCCCGTGCGCTCAGGCACCACGACCTTGGCGTCGGTCACCGTGGTCGTCGCGCGCCACAAGGCCCCGTCGCGCTTTACCTCAAGGCGCACCTTGCCGCTAAGGATGGGCTGGATCTCGTTGACGATCTGAACGTTGACAACCTTAAGATCGGCCTGGGCGGTGTTTGGCAAAATGCCCTCAAAGGCACCCTTGCCTTTCAGGGTTACGCGCCCGCTGCCAATGCGCCCTTCGGCCTCGAAAACGACTTGGCCATCTTTGGCGGTTAACAAGACGTTGGCGTCTCGCAAGGTGCCTATAAGCGCATGAATCGACAACTCGCCCTCGCGCAGGCGAAGGCTGCCGGCCATCGCCGTCGTACGTCGGTCGAGGCCAGCTACCTGCACATCCGCGTCGAGCCTCCCGGATATGCCGATCATCGACGATGGGCCAAGCCTGGTGAGCGGTTCAAGATCAAAGTCGGCCGCAACCACTTGGACAGAGGCTGCTTCCCAATCGTCTTGCGGCGCCTGCGCGGCCAGCTTGAGCGTGCCGCCATGGTCCTGGCTGCTGACCACGTCCAGCGTGGTTGCGCCATCGCCGTAGTGAAGGGTTGCGATAAGCTCGGCAATCCCCCGGCGCCTGTTGCCGATATCTTTGAGCGTCAAGGTGGCGTCCGCGATGGGCCGTTTCGCGGTGCCTCCGAGCGTGGCCGCAAATGAAACCGTGCCGCCCAAGCGTCCAGGGCGTCCGAACGCTTTGGCTAGGGCCCCGGCAGGGACGGCGATCATCTCCGCCGTACCAGAGAGGGGCGACTTCATGATCATGTCCGGCGTGATGGCGCGCCAGTTGGCGATAAGGCTTGCGGGTAGCTTCATTTCGGCCTTGGCCGACAGCAAGGGCTGCCCCCCTTGCAGCGCCGACGTGAGCTGCGCCGTCAGGCCTACGCGTTTGTCGAACGTTGCCACTAAGGTTGCAGAGACGGGGGTTAGCAGCGGGCCACCGTGCAGCCCAACCAGTTCCAGCTTTGCGGTGGCACCTGCAAGCGCAGGCGCAAGCTCGATGGCCACATTCATTTTACCAGCCCACGGGTTACGCATGCCAAGCCGACGCGCAAGGGCGGCGTCGAGCACGATGCCGTTAGCACTAAGCGTCGCGCCCCGGAGCGCGCTGCCATCAAGCGCCAGCCAGGCGTCTAGATCGAGCGGCCGCGCCGGCAATTCGACGCTGGCCTCGATCCGTCCGGTGCCAACGGTGGCAACGTGTGCCTTCGCATCAATCGCGAGCACGGGCCGCGCATTGGGGCCCATGCTAGACGTCAGCGTCGCCTCGACGTCGAGAGGCCCCGGTAGCAGCGCGTGGCCGGTGACGTTGTGAGCGCGGAGCGTACCGCTGCTGCCGAGCGGCGATAGGGTCAACGAGCCATCGATGCGCCCGCCTGGTTGGGTGGTGGGTAGAGGCGTTGGATCGACCTCAAGGCCAAGCATGGTCGCGAGCACGGCGAGGTCCAAGGCTTCGATCGTAAAGGTGCCGCCAGTTAGATCACGTCCTTCGATGCGCCGCCACGCCTCGACATCGGTGACGCGTGCCGGGGCGCGGACATCCATCATCATGGCAACTCGGCCCAGTTCGTCGCCTCGCAAGGAACCTTCGATGCGGATCTTGCGAGGTGAAATCGCGGCCTCGAGTTCAATCTTGACCGGTGGCGCATCAGCCGTTACGCGCAGCTCGTCGATGGTGCCGGTGACGCTGCCGGACATGCCGCCAGGGACTTGCCGAAGCTCGCCATTCAAGTTGGCGAGGCCGGTGAGCCTGCCGCCCAACCCCAGCATTTGGTCGATCTGCGCAAGATCGACGCCCTTGATGTTTACGTCGCCAGCGACGGTGCCTTGCCGACGTCCACCATAATGATAGTTAGCATTTGCGAGCACGGTGCCCTCGGCGATGCCTGTTCTAAAATTCGTCACGAGTACGTGCTGCGCCTTAGGCAGCACCGTAATTTGCCCGCCCTGCCCCTGCCACCGTACGCCGCGCAAACGCAGGTCGTGCGGGCCGATGCGCACCTCAACCTTGGCTGGGTTTACGTCGACCGTGGCGTCTAGATCGAGGTTCCATCGCTCGCTGCTGCCACCAGAGCGCGCTGTCACGGCAATGCGGCCATCCGTTGTCGCGTTGGCCTTAAGCGAGAACACGCCGATGACGTCTGATCCAATCGAGACGCCGGTCGCAACCAGGCGGGCGTCACCCTTGGGTGCAGCGGGCAGGCCGCTTGCCTCGATGGCTACGCTTGCGTTGGCGACGGCCGTGGTGGCGTAGCGCAGGCGAGCGCCGCGCAGTTGGCCCGCCACGCTAAGCGACGGCATACCTGGTGCGAGCGTGCCCGCCAGGGCGAGGTCCGCCGACAACGCGCCTCGCACCTGCGGCAGGCCGCCATAGGCGCGATCGATTTGTGCCGTCGAGGCGACGAGGCGCCCCTTGGTTAGCCGAAGGACCTTGGCGTCATCAAAATCAATGACGCCCTCAAAGCGTGCCTTGGTGTCGCCCGGGGCGCTGGCGGCGAGCACGACGTCGGCGCTGCCGTTGGCAATCTCCACGTCGAGGTCGAGGCTAGCTTCATTGACGTAGCCCTCGCCGTAGCGCCCGGTGCCGTCGATCTTGACGTTGCCGACGATGGC containing:
- a CDS encoding translocation/assembly module TamB domain-containing protein, with amino-acid sequence MQVIVPRSSPKPARSRWRGGLRWLGRGVAILLGLVIVLLAVVLVAIHTAWGREQLRARAELIAQDFFVGKVRLGNVEGSIFTRLVVRDISIDDAHGEQAVAIAEASFDIASSGLLTGDVLISELIIRGAKVTARQRADGINLAGLLRPQDEPSAWDVRLDKISIDDSRAEFHGQGADEVMHLDDLAGTANASVKANGPIQARLHVAASWRERAVPLQISGDVRVVDEIVSMTELTASVDQIVVTATDVHMNVNAPRISGQVSMVAPASSVLRVVPTLVLPGDVRLQLELKPGEHIIAAIKASVGSESMSGEATIDPDAMRLRGEFRTTDLNAQALLQSTPPTAITATMKVDLGLDDALEGARAIVGNVKIDGTGRYGEGYVNEASLDLDVEIANGSADVVLAASAPGDTKARFEGVIDFDDAKVLRLTKGRLVASTAQIDRAYGGLPQVRGALSADLALAGTLAPGMPSLSVAGQLRGARLRYATTAVANASVAIEASGLPAAPKGDARLVATGVSIGSDVIGVFSLKANATTDGRIAVTARSGGSSERWNLDLDATVDVNPAKVEVRIGPHDLRLRGVRWQGQGGQITVLPKAQHVLVTNFRTGIAEGTVLANANYHYGGRRQGTVAGDVNIKGVDLAQIDQMLGLGGRLTGLANLNGELRQVPGGMSGSVTGTIDELRVTADAPPVKIELEAAISPRKIRIEGSLRGDELGRVAMMMDVRAPARVTDVEAWRRIEGRDLTGGTFTIEALDLAVLATMLGLEVDPTPLPTTQPGGRIDGSLTLSPLGSSGTLRAHNVTGHALLPGPLDVEATLTSSMGPNARPVLAIDAKAHVATVGTGRIEASVELPARPLDLDAWLALDGSALRGATLSANGIVLDAALARRLGMRNPWAGKMNVAIELAPALAGATAKLELVGLHGGPLLTPVSATLVATFDKRVGLTAQLTSALQGGQPLLSAKAEMKLPASLIANWRAITPDMIMKSPLSGTAEMIAVPAGALAKAFGRPGRLGGTVSFAATLGGTAKRPIADATLTLKDIGNRRRGIAELIATLHYGDGATTLDVVSSQDHGGTLKLAAQAPQDDWEAASVQVVAADFDLEPLTRLGPSSMIGISGRLDADVQVAGLDRRTTAMAGSLRLREGELSIHALIGTLRDANVLLTAKDGQVVFEAEGRIGSGRVTLKGKGAFEGILPNTAQADLKVVNVQIVNEIQPILSGKVRLEVKRDGALWRATTTVTDAKVVVPERTGQELHPIGVPADVVFIENGRPAPAATAPSPGFAAIIGERPLRPYLIAKVVLKAVRVQTEEYRGEVGGTLTTEVGDEAIWIHGAVESNQSDVTLFDRRYRTVRAAVRFDGSLDPILDIELVHEFPDLALHMMVTGRLSKPTLRLRSDPSTYSEGQLFGILLGGRPGADPGRGLRDAATALTSSFLSQKVTGYLDPYLPIDIDVLTYEAATGDSTAAVTIGKWITSRLFVAYRQRVESRVDENGGEAQLEYWLGRRLMLDGVVGDSGVHGVDLLWTKRW
- a CDS encoding IS30 family transposase, which produces MTWRHLTLDERYQIQAMAKNRESQAAIARALGRSPSTISRELQRNVIPAEPRQYLARRAAQMTQRRRVAKGAASRKIQGELAQLVEQKLRLGWSPEQIAGRLASELAVQVSHETIYQHVLRDNALPYAESKRLRYCLRWHGYKHHRFRKSRMSERTRARKNWIKDRPQAANKRTETGHWERDLLLGKRGHSALLTIIDRKSRYLLVEHVLRVGSAEVAEATVKALRPHQGVTKTMTNDNGAEFQRDAKLQTKLGIPIFFTEPAAPWQRGSIENANGLIRQYLPKGADLDQIQRYMPEALEHALNFRPRKILDYRVPHEVFFNQELNLMTGDLMRFGIETGRIH